In one Pseudomonadota bacterium genomic region, the following are encoded:
- a CDS encoding cytochrome c-type biogenesis protein CcmH yields the protein MIRILIILLLIPFSTLALTAEERLADPEKERQAHRIFKKVRCVVCSGESINDSKADIAKSLRVLIREKLSQGLDEKQILNDITHSYGDSVLMKPPVNKQNFILWLAPLIILLIGAVLLVVFFRQKPDK from the coding sequence ATGATTAGAATATTAATAATCCTTCTGTTAATCCCCTTTTCCACTCTTGCACTTACGGCGGAGGAACGCCTTGCCGACCCTGAAAAAGAACGTCAGGCACACCGGATATTTAAAAAAGTCCGCTGTGTTGTATGTTCGGGTGAGTCCATTAACGATTCCAAGGCGGATATTGCCAAAAGCCTGCGTGTATTGATAAGAGAAAAACTTTCCCAAGGGCTTGATGAAAAGCAGATATTAAACGATATCACTCACAGCTATGGCGATTCCGTCCTGATGAAACCGCCTGTAAACAAGCAAAATTTTATTCTATGGCTCGCACCTTTAATAATATTATTGATAGGAGCGGTTCTTTTAGTGGTATTTTTTAGGCAAAAGCCGGACAAATGA